Proteins encoded in a region of the Sulfitobacter sp. M39 genome:
- a CDS encoding TolC family protein has translation MRVSKFPLVFGFPLILGACAAAVPGIYTEPKAGFANISSQVTPAIGKRTAFAETQAENEALKKQVHAMVYRKTISADTAVQVALLNNKGLQASYANVGLSAAEAWQQSTPENPIVSIGILGIGAPELGAYRAIEGLIRSNVLDATTRKQRTAIADANFRQAQLSAVNDTLALANQTRKAWVDAVAAFEAVSYLRRAKATSDAGSELAMRLGETGALNKAGQAREQAFNAELAGQLAQARLSATRSKEALTRLMGLWGTEVDYYVPDALPALPRSVGRVTDIEAKALRNRVDLRVAKLGLEAQAKAFGLTDQTRIISDLEFIAGFEAEREIEDGETETVTTPQVEVEFAIPIYDTGKARMRKAELSYLQAANVLAERAVNVRSEARGAEASYHAAYKIARHYRDVLVPLRTTVEEEGLLSYNGMITNTFELLTDVREKLGASLEAANAKREFYMAQADLTAAIYGGGEGGGGAGGEGATLAAGGGAGH, from the coding sequence ATGCGGGTATCGAAGTTTCCGCTGGTTTTCGGCTTTCCGCTAATCTTGGGTGCCTGTGCTGCAGCTGTACCGGGCATCTACACGGAACCAAAAGCTGGCTTTGCCAACATTTCCAGCCAGGTCACACCAGCCATCGGCAAACGGACAGCCTTCGCCGAAACCCAGGCCGAAAACGAGGCCTTGAAGAAGCAGGTGCACGCAATGGTGTACCGCAAGACCATTTCGGCGGACACCGCCGTTCAGGTCGCGCTTCTGAACAACAAAGGGTTGCAGGCGTCCTATGCGAACGTTGGCCTATCGGCCGCAGAGGCCTGGCAGCAATCGACGCCGGAAAACCCGATCGTGTCGATTGGTATACTGGGCATCGGTGCGCCCGAACTGGGTGCCTACAGGGCGATCGAGGGACTGATCCGGTCGAACGTGCTCGATGCCACCACTCGCAAGCAGCGTACGGCCATTGCAGACGCAAACTTCCGGCAGGCTCAACTGAGCGCCGTGAACGACACACTCGCACTGGCCAATCAGACGCGGAAGGCATGGGTCGATGCCGTAGCCGCCTTCGAGGCTGTGAGTTATCTCCGCCGTGCGAAGGCGACGTCTGACGCCGGATCGGAATTGGCTATGAGGCTGGGTGAGACCGGCGCACTCAACAAAGCTGGACAGGCCCGCGAGCAGGCATTCAATGCCGAACTCGCTGGACAACTTGCCCAGGCACGATTGAGTGCTACCCGGTCCAAGGAGGCTTTGACCAGGCTCATGGGGCTGTGGGGCACCGAAGTCGACTATTATGTGCCCGATGCCCTTCCTGCGCTGCCGCGTTCCGTCGGCCGTGTGACTGACATCGAAGCGAAAGCATTGCGAAATCGGGTTGATCTGCGCGTTGCCAAACTTGGCCTGGAAGCACAGGCCAAGGCGTTTGGTCTGACTGATCAGACTCGCATTATCAGCGATCTCGAATTCATTGCCGGGTTCGAAGCGGAGCGGGAAATTGAGGACGGAGAAACGGAGACCGTGACCACCCCTCAGGTGGAGGTGGAGTTCGCAATCCCGATTTACGACACCGGGAAGGCACGGATGCGCAAGGCGGAATTGTCGTACCTGCAAGCAGCTAACGTGCTGGCAGAAAGAGCCGTCAACGTGCGGTCCGAAGCGCGTGGTGCTGAAGCCTCCTATCACGCCGCGTATAAGATCGCCCGCCACTATCGCGACGTTCTGGTGCCGCTACGCACGACCGTCGAAGAAGAGGGGCTGCTGTCTTATAACGGCATGATCACCAACACTTTCGAGCTGCTGACAGACGTGCGCGAGAAACTGGGCGCATCACTGGAAGCGGCAAACGCAAAACGCGAATTCTACATGGCACAGGCTGATCTGACCGCTGCGATCTATGGCGGCGGCGAAGGCGGTGGCGGTGCTGGTGGAGAAGGCGCGACACTTGCCGCCGGTGGCGGCGCAGGACACTGA
- a CDS encoding multicopper oxidase family protein has protein sequence MLNRRQLLGAGAAGATLVSSKAWGQTLNMGLPEAAQMDSAATAITARPNSGPDYTPVVTLNGWTLPHRMNNGVKEFHLVAEPVERELADGMIAHLWGYNGQSTGPTIEAVEGDRVRIYVTNKLPEGTTVHWHGLILPSGMDGVSGLSHPSIPPGKTFVYEFDLVKSGTFMYHPHGDEMTQMAMGMMGMFVVHPKDPTFMPVDRDFLIMLNAFDIDPGTYVPRIMTMTDFNLWTWNSRIFPDIDPLVVNKGDRVRVRVGNLTMTNHPIHMHGYDFKVTCTDGGWVPPEAQWPEVSIDIPVGAMRAYEFVADHLGDWAIHCHKSHHTMNAMGHDVPTFIGVNKKPLTQKIRQFQPEYMPMGMSGMGDMAKMEMPLPDNTIPMMTGWGPYGPIEMGGMFSVVKVRDGIDADDYSDPGWYENPPGEMAYEWTGELPEFASNNSPKTILTPKPTSKG, from the coding sequence ATGCTAAATAGACGTCAATTACTCGGAGCCGGCGCGGCAGGTGCAACGCTGGTATCTTCGAAAGCCTGGGGTCAAACCCTGAACATGGGCCTGCCCGAAGCTGCCCAAATGGATAGCGCAGCAACGGCGATCACGGCGCGTCCCAATTCCGGGCCGGACTACACACCTGTGGTCACATTGAACGGGTGGACCCTGCCGCACCGGATGAACAACGGGGTGAAAGAATTTCACCTCGTGGCCGAACCGGTAGAACGCGAGCTTGCCGACGGCATGATCGCGCATTTGTGGGGCTACAACGGCCAATCCACCGGCCCGACGATCGAAGCAGTCGAAGGCGACCGGGTGCGCATCTACGTCACCAATAAGCTGCCGGAAGGCACAACGGTGCACTGGCACGGGCTCATTCTTCCTTCAGGCATGGATGGGGTCTCCGGATTGAGCCATCCAAGCATCCCGCCGGGCAAAACCTTCGTCTACGAATTCGACTTGGTGAAGTCCGGAACGTTCATGTACCACCCCCACGGCGATGAAATGACCCAGATGGCGATGGGGATGATGGGCATGTTCGTGGTCCACCCCAAGGATCCCACATTCATGCCGGTGGATCGTGATTTCCTGATCATGCTGAATGCTTTCGACATCGATCCGGGTACCTATGTACCCCGCATCATGACGATGACGGATTTCAACCTTTGGACCTGGAACAGCCGGATCTTCCCCGACATTGATCCGCTGGTCGTGAACAAGGGCGACCGGGTGCGAGTACGGGTTGGGAACCTTACGATGACGAACCACCCGATCCATATGCACGGCTATGACTTCAAGGTCACCTGCACGGATGGCGGCTGGGTGCCGCCTGAAGCACAGTGGCCGGAGGTCAGCATCGACATTCCCGTAGGTGCGATGCGCGCCTACGAATTCGTCGCCGATCATCTGGGAGATTGGGCGATCCATTGCCACAAATCGCACCATACGATGAACGCCATGGGCCATGACGTGCCGACGTTCATCGGGGTGAACAAGAAGCCGCTGACCCAGAAGATCCGTCAATTCCAGCCGGAATACATGCCGATGGGCATGTCCGGCATGGGGGACATGGCAAAAATGGAAATGCCGCTACCCGACAATACCATCCCGATGATGACGGGTTGGGGCCCGTACGGACCCATCGAGATGGGCGGCATGTTTTCGGTCGTGAAGGTGCGGGACGGCATCGACGCGGACGATTACTCCGATCCCGGCTGGTACGAGAATCCTCCGGGCGAGATGGCCTACGAATGGACCGGCGAATTACCCGAATTTGCCTCCAACAACAGCCCCAAGACCATTCTCACACCGAAACCAACCTCGAAGGGCTGA
- a CDS encoding copper-binding protein, producing MQKILLSTAITLTLATGAYASPGHTSKAETAAPQMDIGVPGDAAKVDRTIDVTLLENDEGQMLIESEPMDIKEGETIRFNITNKGELEHEFVLDTVERNAEHKIEMAKMDMEHDDPNRIRLDAGASGEVVWTFANSGTFEAACLIPGHYESGMHREVAVGDQTAQADVEYTSGTIKKIDAKAGKVTIIHGPLVNLDMPAMTMVFRADEAMMAKMAEGQGIEFVADRVKGKLTVTQMK from the coding sequence ATGCAAAAGATACTTCTCAGCACGGCCATCACTCTCACACTTGCCACGGGCGCTTATGCATCTCCCGGGCATACCAGCAAAGCTGAAACGGCGGCACCGCAGATGGACATCGGTGTCCCTGGTGACGCCGCCAAGGTGGACCGCACAATCGACGTCACTTTGCTCGAAAACGATGAGGGCCAGATGCTGATCGAGAGTGAGCCGATGGATATCAAGGAGGGCGAAACCATCCGCTTCAACATCACCAACAAGGGTGAGCTGGAGCATGAATTCGTCCTCGACACGGTAGAGCGGAATGCCGAGCACAAGATCGAAATGGCCAAGATGGATATGGAACACGACGATCCGAACCGTATCCGTCTCGATGCGGGCGCGTCGGGTGAGGTTGTCTGGACTTTCGCGAATTCTGGTACGTTCGAAGCGGCGTGCCTGATCCCTGGCCACTACGAATCCGGCATGCACCGTGAGGTCGCAGTCGGTGACCAGACGGCCCAAGCTGACGTGGAATACACGAGCGGGACCATCAAGAAAATCGACGCCAAGGCCGGCAAGGTCACAATCATCCACGGCCCTCTGGTCAACCTCGATATGCCCGCGATGACTATGGTGTTTCGCGCCGACGAAGCAATGATGGCCAAGATGGCGGAAGGTCAGGGCATCGAATTCGTCGCTGACCGGGTCAAGGGTAAACTGACCGTCACGCAGATGAAGTAA
- a CDS encoding cupredoxin domain-containing protein yields MKNFLRTCTIALALVLPAFSVGASSGKGQQPHARAFEMLGHDPIGKPGDGSSIDRTIELSIRETESGYMLFEPDAIQIERGSVIRFSIGNAGRLDHEFFLGSFDEVAEHQQWMREHPDMQHDNANSVSIPSGQNAELIWEFSDMANLEFVCLIPGHREAGMWGVIIVHDHLAPKSKG; encoded by the coding sequence ATGAAGAATTTCCTGAGAACCTGCACCATCGCCCTTGCGCTCGTCCTTCCGGCTTTTTCAGTAGGCGCTTCCAGTGGGAAGGGCCAGCAGCCTCACGCCCGAGCCTTCGAAATGCTTGGCCATGATCCGATCGGGAAACCCGGTGATGGCTCCTCGATCGACAGGACGATTGAATTGTCCATCAGGGAGACAGAAAGCGGCTACATGCTTTTCGAGCCGGACGCGATCCAGATTGAAAGGGGGTCGGTCATCCGGTTTTCGATCGGCAATGCCGGCAGACTGGATCACGAGTTCTTTCTTGGCTCCTTTGACGAGGTTGCAGAACACCAGCAGTGGATGCGCGAACATCCCGATATGCAACATGACAACGCCAATTCAGTTTCGATCCCTAGTGGACAAAATGCCGAGTTGATCTGGGAGTTCTCCGATATGGCCAACCTGGAGTTCGTATGCTTGATCCCCGGCCACCGGGAAGCGGGCATGTGGGGCGTCATCATCGTGCACGACCACCTTGCGCCGAAATCCAAGGGCTAG
- a CDS encoding ABC transporter transmembrane domain-containing protein, whose amino-acid sequence MSLLDRYHLLVHDVAAAFGYDYNDATPDWVHPFIHLILVLAPALLITVGSYLAIRGILKLWKYRSTPALHTEPIRGLEKSLFKTVLRYSRSQQALMILVSLIAMPILYLTLELPKQIVNNALDSGRFPIAILGQDLDQVVFLMLLCGLYLLAIILNGLNKYGLNVFKGYVAERFLRRFRLLVYRHWRSDPDARNQSEIIPILAQEVEPIGGFAADVLALPILQGGTLLTILSFMFVQDPVLGAAALTVLPIQLVLLPKLQRRVNALSRTRIREVRQLGRQLSDQLRERQVNPAGLLPVSTSFRELERVRRKIFRLKFFIKALNNFLTALTPFLFYSLGGYFVIEGRITLGALVAVLAAHKDFSAPLKELFNYYQTLEDTRIRYQEIMAFLNKSIQPLGHAQPDNTAPQEAGQFERSKQRYPALSLVGQGAIATS is encoded by the coding sequence ATGTCACTCTTGGACAGGTATCACCTGCTTGTACACGACGTAGCTGCCGCCTTTGGGTACGACTACAACGATGCCACGCCAGACTGGGTGCATCCGTTCATTCATCTCATACTGGTCTTGGCCCCCGCGCTGCTGATCACCGTTGGCTCATATCTTGCTATTCGCGGCATTCTGAAGCTTTGGAAGTACCGCAGCACGCCGGCGTTACACACAGAGCCCATACGAGGGCTTGAAAAAAGTCTTTTCAAGACTGTCTTGCGCTACTCCAGAAGTCAGCAGGCATTGATGATATTGGTTAGCCTCATCGCAATGCCTATACTCTATCTGACTTTAGAACTGCCAAAACAGATCGTAAACAACGCTCTGGATTCAGGCCGTTTCCCGATTGCCATTTTGGGACAAGACCTCGATCAGGTCGTTTTCCTCATGCTGCTTTGCGGTCTTTACCTTCTGGCGATCATCCTGAACGGGCTAAACAAATATGGCCTTAATGTCTTCAAAGGGTATGTCGCTGAGCGTTTTCTGCGGCGCTTCCGCCTGCTGGTCTATCGGCACTGGCGCAGCGATCCAGACGCTCGAAACCAGAGCGAAATCATCCCTATTCTCGCACAGGAAGTTGAGCCCATAGGTGGCTTTGCTGCAGATGTCCTTGCGCTACCAATCCTGCAAGGCGGTACGCTTCTGACGATCCTGTCTTTCATGTTCGTTCAGGACCCTGTGTTGGGTGCCGCCGCACTGACGGTGCTGCCAATTCAACTCGTGCTGCTGCCCAAGCTACAACGCCGGGTCAACGCCCTTTCACGCACAAGGATCAGGGAAGTCCGACAACTTGGCAGGCAGCTCAGCGATCAGTTGCGCGAACGACAGGTCAATCCGGCCGGGCTGCTGCCAGTGAGTACAAGCTTTAGAGAGCTTGAGCGCGTGCGCAGGAAGATTTTCCGTCTGAAGTTCTTCATCAAGGCCCTCAACAATTTTCTGACCGCGCTGACGCCATTCCTGTTCTACTCTTTGGGTGGATATTTTGTCATCGAAGGTCGCATTACACTCGGCGCGCTGGTGGCCGTCCTGGCAGCACACAAGGACTTCTCGGCACCGCTGAAAGAGCTCTTCAACTACTATCAGACGCTGGAAGACACGCGGATCCGGTATCAGGAAATCATGGCCTTTTTAAACAAATCGATTCAGCCATTGGGGCATGCTCAGCCAGACAACACTGCGCCACAAGAGGCTGGCCAATTCGAGCGATCCAAGCAGAGATACCCAGCTCTGTCTTTGGTAGGGCAGGGGGCCATAGCAACATCATGA
- a CDS encoding c-type cytochrome: MKEFDGMKWAAIFFALIAVASAGWYIMQPDYSQTGTQTDEGVALPAGALVTVTLPASFTEQEQIGASAYDAVCAACHGPNGQGLDGVAPPLVHKIYEPSHHGDMAFVLAAQNGVRAHHWKFGNMPAVEGVTRSDILAIVTYIRALQRANGIN; encoded by the coding sequence ATGAAGGAGTTTGATGGGATGAAATGGGCAGCGATATTCTTTGCTTTGATCGCCGTTGCTTCAGCAGGCTGGTACATCATGCAGCCGGATTACTCTCAAACGGGTACGCAGACGGATGAGGGCGTCGCGCTTCCCGCAGGCGCGCTTGTAACTGTCACGCTACCAGCAAGTTTTACAGAGCAGGAGCAAATCGGCGCGAGCGCTTATGATGCGGTCTGTGCCGCCTGCCATGGCCCGAACGGGCAAGGCCTGGATGGCGTTGCTCCACCGCTTGTTCACAAGATCTATGAGCCGAGCCATCACGGCGACATGGCGTTTGTCCTCGCTGCGCAAAATGGAGTGCGGGCGCATCATTGGAAATTTGGAAACATGCCAGCGGTTGAAGGCGTGACGCGATCAGATATCCTTGCTATCGTGACGTACATTCGAGCATTGCAGCGTGCCAATGGGATCAATTAA
- a CDS encoding sialidase family protein produces MSKCLSASILSIGAFFSSFTATYAEETDLFRLTDRAAPVGIGAREPSLATLPDGRVVLSWTEENGAEAEVRMAILDGSEWSDARTIHKSSKIYINWADFPSVAVLADGGLAAQWLKLNGEGDYQYDVNIAFSKDEGRSWTEPLIPHDDRSQREHGFVSLVPDQFGGLTALWLDGREYDSQTEGENFENAMQLRARQINSDGTMKPESLLDARACTCCQTSAARTASGDIVAVYRDRTADEIRDISIVRSTGGDWTQPLTVHDDGWEIAGCPVNGPAVDTMDDKVSVIWFTAAENKPEVYIAFSDDGGAQFDEPLRIDLGTAAGRVDVLQMPDGSALALWIEYVGGGEAIVMCHISRSTGCAAPQALHINRGGGSIGFPRMARGDANTFVAWTQPTGGGDGDTTIRMVEVAVTP; encoded by the coding sequence ATGAGTAAATGTCTTTCTGCATCCATATTGAGTATTGGTGCATTTTTCAGTTCTTTCACCGCAACATATGCCGAGGAAACCGACCTCTTCAGATTGACCGACCGCGCAGCCCCGGTCGGCATCGGTGCCCGTGAGCCATCACTTGCAACCTTGCCGGATGGCCGGGTCGTATTGAGTTGGACAGAAGAAAACGGAGCCGAAGCGGAAGTTCGCATGGCCATCCTTGATGGCAGCGAGTGGTCGGACGCTCGCACAATTCATAAATCGTCAAAGATTTACATCAACTGGGCCGATTTTCCATCGGTAGCGGTGCTGGCTGATGGCGGCCTGGCGGCACAATGGCTTAAACTGAATGGGGAGGGTGATTACCAATATGACGTCAATATCGCTTTTTCTAAAGATGAAGGCAGAAGCTGGACGGAACCGCTTATTCCCCATGATGACAGATCACAACGCGAGCACGGTTTTGTTTCGTTGGTTCCCGATCAGTTTGGCGGGTTGACGGCACTGTGGCTGGATGGCCGGGAGTATGACAGTCAAACAGAAGGCGAAAACTTCGAGAATGCGATGCAGCTGCGCGCACGACAGATCAACTCTGACGGAACGATGAAGCCAGAAAGCCTGTTGGACGCGCGCGCTTGTACTTGTTGTCAGACGTCCGCAGCGCGGACCGCTTCGGGCGATATCGTGGCGGTCTATCGTGATCGAACCGCCGATGAAATCCGCGACATTTCGATTGTTCGATCTACCGGAGGGGACTGGACGCAACCCCTCACTGTTCACGACGACGGATGGGAAATTGCCGGCTGCCCCGTAAATGGCCCAGCTGTTGATACGATGGACGACAAGGTGTCCGTCATCTGGTTCACTGCAGCTGAGAATAAACCGGAGGTTTATATCGCGTTTTCGGACGATGGCGGCGCGCAGTTTGACGAACCGCTCCGCATTGACCTCGGCACAGCCGCGGGACGGGTGGATGTTCTGCAAATGCCGGATGGAAGCGCATTGGCGCTCTGGATTGAATATGTGGGAGGCGGTGAAGCGATCGTCATGTGCCACATATCGCGAAGTACCGGATGCGCAGCGCCTCAGGCGCTCCATATCAATCGGGGCGGCGGATCGATCGGTTTTCCCCGAATGGCGCGCGGAGACGCCAATACGTTTGTGGCCTGGACGCAGCCGACCGGCGGCGGGGATGGGGACACTACAATCCGCATGGTCGAAGTCGCGGTGACTCCATAG
- a CDS encoding efflux RND transporter permease subunit encodes MPIRARIDMLSTGIRTPVGIKVFGTSLTEMEKVAREVEAVVRTVPGTTSAYAERVIGGYYLDITPDRTALGRYGLSVQDVQEVIGMALGAKAITQTVEGRERYDVAVRYPATLRSDPEAIGREVQVALPGGGTIPLGDVATIERTRGATSIRTENGQLAVYIFVDIVGRDLGGYVAEAQAAVAASVTLPPGYSLGWSGQFEYLERAKQRLATVVPLTLALIFLLLYLNFRRLTETLIVMLSLPFALVGGIWLMWFMGFNMSVAVAVGFIALAGVAAETGVIMLIYLDQALNEARARAGDRDLTRDELYAAIMVGAVDRVRPKMMTVVAIMAGLMPILWAHGTGSEIMQRIAVPMIGGMVSSTLLTLIVIPAVYAIIKGWSLKQAGTVPDLALGRAAE; translated from the coding sequence ATGCCGATCCGGGCGCGCATCGACATGCTGTCCACCGGAATCCGCACGCCTGTGGGGATCAAGGTCTTCGGCACCAGCCTGACCGAGATGGAAAAGGTCGCCCGTGAGGTCGAAGCCGTGGTACGAACGGTGCCCGGAACGACCAGCGCCTATGCCGAACGGGTGATCGGCGGCTATTACCTCGACATCACCCCGGACCGTACAGCGCTTGGCCGCTACGGTCTGTCGGTGCAGGATGTGCAAGAGGTAATCGGCATGGCGTTGGGGGCCAAGGCCATCACGCAGACCGTCGAGGGGCGCGAGCGCTACGACGTCGCAGTGCGCTATCCGGCGACACTGCGGTCTGATCCGGAGGCGATTGGGCGCGAGGTTCAGGTTGCACTGCCGGGCGGTGGCACCATTCCGCTGGGGGACGTGGCCACCATTGAACGCACCCGCGGAGCTACGTCGATCCGCACCGAGAACGGACAGCTTGCCGTATATATCTTTGTCGATATCGTCGGACGCGATCTTGGCGGCTATGTGGCCGAAGCTCAGGCGGCGGTCGCGGCCTCCGTCACTCTGCCACCCGGCTATTCTTTGGGCTGGAGCGGTCAGTTCGAATACCTTGAACGCGCGAAACAGCGGCTGGCCACTGTTGTGCCGCTGACGCTGGCGCTGATCTTCCTGCTGCTTTACCTAAACTTCCGCCGCCTGACGGAAACCTTGATCGTGATGCTGTCGCTGCCTTTCGCTCTGGTCGGTGGCATTTGGCTCATGTGGTTCATGGGCTTCAACATGTCGGTTGCGGTGGCCGTCGGGTTTATCGCGCTGGCCGGGGTGGCGGCTGAAACCGGAGTGATCATGTTGATCTATCTCGATCAGGCGTTGAATGAAGCGCGTGCCCGCGCGGGCGACAGGGACCTGACCCGCGACGAGCTCTACGCCGCGATCATGGTGGGTGCAGTAGACCGCGTGCGCCCCAAGATGATGACAGTTGTCGCAATCATGGCCGGCCTGATGCCGATCCTTTGGGCGCATGGCACCGGGTCCGAGATCATGCAGCGCATCGCAGTGCCCATGATCGGGGGAATGGTGTCGTCAACCTTGCTGACCCTGATCGTCATTCCGGCGGTTTATGCCATCATCAAAGGGTGGAGCCTGAAGCAAGCCGGTACAGTGCCTGATTTGGCCCTCGGGCGGGCCGCAGAATAA
- a CDS encoding efflux RND transporter permease subunit: MIARVIEWSARNLVLVFFATALIIAAGVWSLRNLPIDAIPDLSDVQVIVLTDYPGQAPQVVEDQVTYPLTSAMLTVPRSRVVRGFSFFGISFVYIIFEDGVDPYWARSRVLEYLNAAAARLPDGVTPTLGPDATGVGWVYQYAITGENLSLAELRSLQDWVVRFGASRAEGVSEVASVGGFVKQYSVTVDPVRMRAQGFTLSDIGKAISESNMDTGGRTVELSEFEFMVRGRGYLSGTEDIGKITLRSIGGVPISLRDVARVEIVPNERRGIAELNGEGEVASGIVLQRVGANALDVIENAKSELDVVAQSLPDGVDIVPVYDRSNLILSAIETLKTTLLEESLVVAGVTIIFLLHVRSALVAIIMLPIGLLMAFTAMKFLGIGANIMSLGGIAIAIGAMIDAAIVMIENAHKHLERAAPDKPRIEVLIEAASEVGPALFFSLLIITVSFLPIFALEGQEGRMFGPLAYTKTFSMAAAAFLSVTLVPALMVVFVRGRIIPEHRNPVNRALIAVYRPIIRAVLKAKSLTIIVALAALVVTIWPARQLGSEFMPVLNEGTLMYMPTTLPGLSVTKAAELMQTQDRIIKTFPEVLTVFGKAGRALTATDPAPTEMFETIIQLRPEDEWRPGVTTEKPAAGNGCRPAISRRIERLDDADPGAHRHAVHRNPHACGDQGLRHQPDRDGKGRP; this comes from the coding sequence ATGATCGCGCGTGTCATCGAATGGTCCGCCCGCAACCTTGTTCTGGTGTTCTTTGCCACGGCCCTGATCATCGCCGCAGGGGTCTGGTCACTGCGCAACTTGCCGATCGACGCTATTCCCGACCTGTCTGACGTGCAGGTGATCGTGCTGACCGATTATCCGGGCCAGGCTCCGCAGGTCGTCGAGGATCAGGTCACCTATCCGCTGACTTCGGCGATGCTGACGGTGCCGCGATCCCGCGTCGTGCGGGGGTTTTCGTTCTTCGGCATTTCCTTTGTCTACATTATCTTCGAGGACGGCGTAGACCCCTATTGGGCACGGTCTCGCGTTCTGGAATACCTGAACGCCGCGGCAGCCCGCCTGCCGGACGGCGTGACGCCCACGCTCGGTCCCGATGCGACCGGGGTCGGATGGGTTTACCAATACGCGATCACCGGAGAAAATCTGTCGCTGGCCGAATTGCGGTCGTTGCAGGATTGGGTCGTCCGCTTTGGTGCAAGCCGTGCCGAGGGCGTGTCCGAAGTGGCCAGCGTCGGCGGCTTCGTCAAGCAATACTCGGTCACGGTGGATCCGGTGCGGATGCGGGCGCAGGGGTTCACGCTGTCCGACATCGGCAAGGCCATCTCTGAAAGCAACATGGACACCGGCGGGCGCACGGTAGAGCTTTCCGAGTTCGAATTCATGGTACGCGGACGGGGCTATCTGTCGGGGACCGAGGATATCGGCAAAATCACCCTGCGCAGTATCGGCGGCGTCCCGATCAGCCTGCGCGACGTGGCGCGGGTCGAAATCGTCCCCAATGAACGCCGCGGCATCGCCGAGTTGAACGGTGAGGGCGAGGTGGCCAGCGGCATCGTGCTGCAACGGGTGGGCGCCAATGCACTGGACGTGATCGAAAACGCCAAGTCAGAACTGGATGTGGTTGCTCAAAGCTTGCCGGACGGGGTCGACATCGTGCCGGTCTATGACAGGTCCAACCTGATCCTGTCGGCAATAGAGACGCTGAAAACAACGCTTCTCGAAGAAAGTCTCGTTGTGGCCGGGGTCACGATCATTTTTCTGTTGCACGTCCGGTCGGCCCTCGTAGCGATCATCATGCTGCCTATCGGATTGCTCATGGCGTTCACCGCGATGAAATTCCTCGGGATCGGGGCCAATATCATGAGCCTCGGCGGCATTGCCATCGCCATCGGCGCGATGATCGACGCCGCCATCGTGATGATCGAGAACGCGCACAAGCATTTGGAACGTGCTGCCCCCGATAAGCCCCGCATCGAGGTGCTGATCGAAGCCGCAAGCGAGGTCGGCCCGGCACTGTTCTTCAGCCTGCTGATCATCACCGTATCGTTCCTGCCGATCTTTGCACTGGAAGGACAGGAGGGACGCATGTTCGGCCCGCTGGCCTATACCAAGACGTTTTCGATGGCGGCGGCGGCGTTCTTGTCGGTGACGCTGGTGCCTGCGCTGATGGTGGTCTTCGTGCGCGGCCGGATCATCCCTGAACACAGGAATCCGGTGAATCGGGCACTCATCGCCGTTTACCGCCCAATCATCCGCGCCGTGCTGAAGGCCAAAAGTCTCACGATCATAGTGGCTCTCGCCGCACTGGTGGTCACGATCTGGCCCGCGCGGCAGTTGGGGTCAGAGTTCATGCCCGTCCTGAACGAGGGCACGCTGATGTATATGCCGACCACTTTGCCCGGTCTGTCAGTCACCAAGGCCGCAGAGTTGATGCAGACGCAAGACCGCATCATCAAGACCTTTCCCGAGGTCCTGACCGTCTTCGGCAAGGCGGGCCGCGCCCTGACCGCGACCGATCCCGCGCCGACCGAGATGTTTGAGACGATCATCCAGCTCCGCCCGGAAGACGAATGGCGGCCCGGTGTGACGACCGAAAAGCCTGCGGCAGGAAATGGATGCCGCCCTGCAATTTCCCGGCGTATCGAACGCCTGGACGATGCCGATCCGGGCGCGCATCGACATGCTGTCCACCGGAATCCGCACGCCTGTGGGGATCAAGGTCTTCGGCACCAGCCTGACCGAGATGGAAAAGGTCGCCCGTGA